A stretch of the Oncorhynchus clarkii lewisi isolate Uvic-CL-2024 chromosome 9, UVic_Ocla_1.0, whole genome shotgun sequence genome encodes the following:
- the LOC139416683 gene encoding voltage-gated purine nucleotide uniporter SLC17A9-like isoform X1, protein MALWQIFGETKHNLEVPGKNIPNKVFAHNGSEGEEPQRQTAIWPRPLAQKWTVMLFLGTCLLYCARMAMPICAVNMATTFGWSKTQSGVVMGGFFWGYCFTQVLGGHVSDRIGGERVLLLATTSWASITACTPLLAQLGISSLTSMTVARFLMGLLQGVHYPSLASLCSQRVDEGERGFLMSTMGSGSYMGTLMVGGLGSVMLERYGWESVFYGAGLLSGLWSLTVWRFLLRGQMNTIQVLSSHGSSSGLSKKRWLKMFKNPSVCAMVFAHLCFSSTCYSLMSWLPTFFKDTYPHAKGWVYNVIPWLVAIASALFGGIISDHLIQQGFRTSSVRKMMQFMSMGVSSVFLLLLCRPLSFPSAVIFVSAAVGLATFNSSGVSVNVQDLAPSCAGALFGFMNMCGAFTGLVLVYVSGYLIEVTASWGYVFSLFTMVNTMGLGVFLMFGEANRVDLWNLSEVIRV, encoded by the exons ATGGCATTGTGGCAAATATTTGGTGAAACTAAACATAACTTGGAAGTTCCCGGGAAAAATATTCCTAACAAAGTATTCGCACACAATGGTTCGGAGGGAGAGGAACCACAGCGGCAGACTGCGATATGGCCCAG ACCATTGGCTCAAAAGTGGACGGTGATGCTCTTCTTGGGCACGTGTCTCCTTTACTGTGCCAGGATGGCCATGCCAATCTGTGCTGTCAACATGGCCACCACATTTGGCTGGAGCAAGACGCAGTCGGGTGTGGTAATGGGGGGCTTCTTCTGGGGTTACTGCTTCACTCAGGTGCTGGGAGGTCATGTCAGCGACAG AATTGGTGGTGAACGGGTCCTACTTCTTGCCACTACATCCTGGGCTTCCATTACAGCATGCACCCCTCTGTTGGCGCAACTGGGCATCAGTTCCCTCACCTCCATGACGGTGGCCAGATTCCTTATGGGGCTATTACAAG GTGTCCACTACCCTTCTTTGGCCAGTCTTTGTTCCCAACGAGTGGATGAAGGGGAAAGAGGCTTTCTGATGAGTACCATGGGCAGTGGCTCTTATATGGG AACACTGATGGTGGGAGGACTGGGGTCCGTGATGTTGGAACGCTATGGCTGGGAGAGTGTGTTCTATGGCGCTGGTCTGCTCTCGGGACTGTGGTCATTGACTGTGTGGAGATTTCTACTGAGAG GTCAAATGAACACAATCCAAGTGCTGTCAAGCCATGGATCCAGTTCGGGTCTGTCAAAGAAACGCTGGCTAAAAATGTTCAAAAATCCCTCTGTGTG TGCCATGGTCTTTGCTCACCTATGCTTCAGCAGTACTTGTTACTCATTGATGTCATGGCTACCAACCTTTTTCAAAGATACATATCCGCACGCCAAG GGATGGGTGTATAACGTAATTCCATGGTTGGTTGCAATCGCATCTGCGCTCTTTGGAGGCATAATTTCGGATCACCTCATTCAGCAGG GATTTCGAACATCATCTGTTAGGAAGATGATGCAG tTCATGTCCATGGGTGTGTCCAGTGTGTTCCTCTTGCTACTCTGCAGGCCACTCTCATTCCCTTCCGCTGTGATCTTTGTCTCTGCTGCTGTGGGCCTGGCCACCTTCAACAGcag TGGTGTGTCTGTGAATGTACAGGACCTTGCCCCATCGTGCGCTGGAGCCTTGTTTG GATTTATGAATATGTGTGGAGCTTTCACAG GTCTGGTGCTGGTCTATGTTTCTGGATACCTGATTGAGGTCACAGCTTCCTGGGGTTACGTGTTCTCACTCTTCACAATGGTGAATACCATGGGCCTCGGAGTATTCCTCATGTTTGGAGAAGCCAACCGTGTGGACTTGTGGAATTTGTCTGAAGTCATTCGTGTATGA
- the LOC139416683 gene encoding voltage-gated purine nucleotide uniporter SLC17A9-like isoform X3, which produces MHPSVGATGHQFPHLHDGGQIPYGAITSCFLSGVHYPSLASLCSQRVDEGERGFLMSTMGSGSYMGTLMVGGLGSVMLERYGWESVFYGAGLLSGLWSLTVWRFLLRGQMNTIQVLSSHGSSSGLSKKRWLKMFKNPSVCAMVFAHLCFSSTCYSLMSWLPTFFKDTYPHAKGWVYNVIPWLVAIASALFGGIISDHLIQQGFRTSSVRKMMQFMSMGVSSVFLLLLCRPLSFPSAVIFVSAAVGLATFNSSGVSVNVQDLAPSCAGALFGFMNMCGAFTGLVLVYVSGYLIEVTASWGYVFSLFTMVNTMGLGVFLMFGEANRVDLWNLSEVIRV; this is translated from the exons ATGCACCCCTCTGTTGGCGCAACTGGGCATCAGTTCCCTCACCTCCATGACGGTGGCCAGATTCCTTATGGGGCTATTACAAG CTGCTTTCTCTCAGGTGTCCACTACCCTTCTTTGGCCAGTCTTTGTTCCCAACGAGTGGATGAAGGGGAAAGAGGCTTTCTGATGAGTACCATGGGCAGTGGCTCTTATATGGG AACACTGATGGTGGGAGGACTGGGGTCCGTGATGTTGGAACGCTATGGCTGGGAGAGTGTGTTCTATGGCGCTGGTCTGCTCTCGGGACTGTGGTCATTGACTGTGTGGAGATTTCTACTGAGAG GTCAAATGAACACAATCCAAGTGCTGTCAAGCCATGGATCCAGTTCGGGTCTGTCAAAGAAACGCTGGCTAAAAATGTTCAAAAATCCCTCTGTGTG TGCCATGGTCTTTGCTCACCTATGCTTCAGCAGTACTTGTTACTCATTGATGTCATGGCTACCAACCTTTTTCAAAGATACATATCCGCACGCCAAG GGATGGGTGTATAACGTAATTCCATGGTTGGTTGCAATCGCATCTGCGCTCTTTGGAGGCATAATTTCGGATCACCTCATTCAGCAGG GATTTCGAACATCATCTGTTAGGAAGATGATGCAG tTCATGTCCATGGGTGTGTCCAGTGTGTTCCTCTTGCTACTCTGCAGGCCACTCTCATTCCCTTCCGCTGTGATCTTTGTCTCTGCTGCTGTGGGCCTGGCCACCTTCAACAGcag TGGTGTGTCTGTGAATGTACAGGACCTTGCCCCATCGTGCGCTGGAGCCTTGTTTG GATTTATGAATATGTGTGGAGCTTTCACAG GTCTGGTGCTGGTCTATGTTTCTGGATACCTGATTGAGGTCACAGCTTCCTGGGGTTACGTGTTCTCACTCTTCACAATGGTGAATACCATGGGCCTCGGAGTATTCCTCATGTTTGGAGAAGCCAACCGTGTGGACTTGTGGAATTTGTCTGAAGTCATTCGTGTATGA
- the LOC139416683 gene encoding voltage-gated purine nucleotide uniporter SLC17A9-like isoform X2, with amino-acid sequence MALWQIFGETKHNLEVPGKNIPNKVFAHNGSEGEEPQRQTAIWPRPLAQKWTVMLFLGTCLLYCARMAMPICAVNMATTFGWSKTQSGVVMGGFFWGYCFTQVLGGHVSDRIGGERVLLLATTSWASITACTPLLAQLGISSLTSMTVARFLMGLLQGVHYPSLASLCSQRVDEGERGFLMSTMGSGSYMGTLMVGGLGSVMLERYGWESVFYGAGLLSGLWSLTVWRFLLRGQMNTIQVLSSHGSSSGLSKKRWLKMFKNPSVCAMVFAHLCFSSTCYSLMSWLPTFFKDTYPHAKGWVYNVIPWLVAIASALFGGIISDHLIQQGFRTSSVRKMMQFMSMGVSSVFLLLLCRPLSFPSAVIFVSAAVGLATFNSRSGAGLCFWIPD; translated from the exons ATGGCATTGTGGCAAATATTTGGTGAAACTAAACATAACTTGGAAGTTCCCGGGAAAAATATTCCTAACAAAGTATTCGCACACAATGGTTCGGAGGGAGAGGAACCACAGCGGCAGACTGCGATATGGCCCAG ACCATTGGCTCAAAAGTGGACGGTGATGCTCTTCTTGGGCACGTGTCTCCTTTACTGTGCCAGGATGGCCATGCCAATCTGTGCTGTCAACATGGCCACCACATTTGGCTGGAGCAAGACGCAGTCGGGTGTGGTAATGGGGGGCTTCTTCTGGGGTTACTGCTTCACTCAGGTGCTGGGAGGTCATGTCAGCGACAG AATTGGTGGTGAACGGGTCCTACTTCTTGCCACTACATCCTGGGCTTCCATTACAGCATGCACCCCTCTGTTGGCGCAACTGGGCATCAGTTCCCTCACCTCCATGACGGTGGCCAGATTCCTTATGGGGCTATTACAAG GTGTCCACTACCCTTCTTTGGCCAGTCTTTGTTCCCAACGAGTGGATGAAGGGGAAAGAGGCTTTCTGATGAGTACCATGGGCAGTGGCTCTTATATGGG AACACTGATGGTGGGAGGACTGGGGTCCGTGATGTTGGAACGCTATGGCTGGGAGAGTGTGTTCTATGGCGCTGGTCTGCTCTCGGGACTGTGGTCATTGACTGTGTGGAGATTTCTACTGAGAG GTCAAATGAACACAATCCAAGTGCTGTCAAGCCATGGATCCAGTTCGGGTCTGTCAAAGAAACGCTGGCTAAAAATGTTCAAAAATCCCTCTGTGTG TGCCATGGTCTTTGCTCACCTATGCTTCAGCAGTACTTGTTACTCATTGATGTCATGGCTACCAACCTTTTTCAAAGATACATATCCGCACGCCAAG GGATGGGTGTATAACGTAATTCCATGGTTGGTTGCAATCGCATCTGCGCTCTTTGGAGGCATAATTTCGGATCACCTCATTCAGCAGG GATTTCGAACATCATCTGTTAGGAAGATGATGCAG tTCATGTCCATGGGTGTGTCCAGTGTGTTCCTCTTGCTACTCTGCAGGCCACTCTCATTCCCTTCCGCTGTGATCTTTGTCTCTGCTGCTGTGGGCCTGGCCACCTTCAACAGcag GTCTGGTGCTGGTCTATGTTTCTGGATACCTGATTGA